A stretch of DNA from bacterium:
GGCACCATCAGCACGCTAGCGCTAACCCCACTTCGAACATCTGGGAAACTGCGGTTCCACCCACCGCTTACTGCCAGATAGAGGTATGACGATACCACTCCGAAATGCAAGCCTGAACACCGAAAACAGAGAGGGAAGACGATACCATCAAAGTGCGATGAGCGACCTGGCAATTGGTGACATATCAATCCACAGAGATCATACAGAACAGACATCGCTAATAATAACTCCCCGACATACCAATCACACAGGCTATTATCCCGCAGATACATGAGAGTACACACACACTGATACCTACCCACAACCATAATCGCCCAACGGCTTTTTTGGCGGGATTAGGATCGTTCATGTAGATTATTCCCATGATAATGCCGAGCAATGGTATGAACAATGTGCCGACAATGATGCCCGTCTTCAACCCCGATGAGACTGGTGCACCATCTGGTAGGAAAGGCGGTTTCCCTATTTGGGTTTGTGGCTCAGTCCGGTAATCTATTGTCATGGAAGTGCCACATTTACCACAGAACTTAGCTCCATCTGGATTTTCAAAACCACATTTTGGACACAACATGATAGTGCTCCTCCTTTTTGGATTTGTTAACCGCAAGGTTGTTTTACACATGCTATTGGTTAACACGAAACTCACAGGTTGCTTCAGTCCATTTGTCTGTCGGAATCGCTTCGACATTTTTCTTGATTACTGTAATATCACGCGCCGCGGCTGCCGGCGTCTCTATCCGAAACAACGAACCATCCGATGAGAATTGCGACGCCAGTAATTCTACCTTCTCCAATGTAGCGATGGCCTTCAACTTTTCGATTCCCGGCGGTCCCAGCACTCCGTATTCAAAACCATACTCTTTGCCAGGAATTTCATAGCTCTGATTGGCTGAAATCAAATTGTTACGATATAGCCCATTGGGAAATAAAATGGTCAGTTTTCCACTCGTACCGATATTCAGCAAGGTCAAATAGCAGTCCTTAGTAGAACGGAAGCACACATTAATCTTGTCGCCAATACGATACTTAGCTTGTTTCGCTGATGGGATAATATTAATATCACGACTTTCCACAGTGGTCTCGGCGGCGAGAGTGGTCCACACCTGGACAGAAAAGTCTCCCGTTGGCTTTGCGATAGCGTTGAGCTTCTCTCCGAGCAGTTGGCTTATGGTTGATGGGTCTTCATGCTCAACTTTGCTCTTCTGCTCAAAGAATAAATAGGCAACCGTAGCTACCAGAAAAACGAAGAGAATGGCTGCAATAATCGGTAATCCTTGATTGCCACAGAGCTTGTAGGCTATCACCAGGATGACAATAAACGCCAAACTGAAGATTAGCGATTGACTTGACAATTTCTTGATGACAATCTGTAACATTTCTTTCGTGCCAAATAGGTCAGCAATAGGATGTGATTGGTTTCCAGCCTTGTATTCATTACTGAAACTGATAGGAATTTGCTTTTGGGTCATTTTTGATGTTACCTTCACTTTTGAGCATTATGGTTATATTTTACCACAAATTTTATCCCATGTCAATAAAAATTTTGATCATCAGGAATTCTCGGTGAAAAATTAGATAGAGACTCATTATTCCTTATTTCCCTCTCAAAATCTTTACGAAAAATATTTTTTTCTATCTCTCCTAAACATAGGTGAATTCAGTCTCTAAAAATTCACCGAGAATTGCTGGTTTCACGAGATTTCTCTTGACAGAAACAAATTATAAGGGTATAATAAAAATAAGGTGAATAATTTGAGATTAGTAGCCTGGGAGGTTACTCGAAGATGTAATCTTTCGTGCATCCATTGTCGGGCAAGTGCGATTAATAGTAATAGATTTGATGAGGATGAGTTATCTACAGAGGAGGCATTTGTTTTAATTGATGAAATTGCTAAAGTTAGCCATCCCATCCTTATCCTTTCTGGCGGTGAGCCACTACTTCGACAGGATATATTTAAAATAGCCTCTTATGCCATAAGTAAGGAATTTACCGTTGTCATCGGTTGTAATGGAACTTTGATTAATGAGGAAGTCACTGAGCGAATAAAAGATGTTGGAATTAAAAGAATTAGTGTTAGTCTGGATGGTGCGGCGGCTAAAACCCATAATAAAATTAGACAACAGGGAGCATTTGAAAAGGCTTTAGAAGGACTAAAATGGGCAGGAAGAAGTGGTCTTGAAATCCAGATTAATACTACGGTTACAAAACAAAATTATCTAGAACTCAATGACATAATCAATTTAAGCATTAAATTGGGTGCGGTTGCCTGCCATTTCTTCTTCCTTGTCCCAACTGGCAGAGCTAAGACAATGGAGAAACAGGAATTAAGCCTCACGGAATACGAAGATGTATTAACCTGGTTATATAAAAAAAGTAAAGTAACAAATATTGAAATAAGAACTACCTGTGCCCCACATTATTTCAGGATTATGCGACAGATAGAAAAAGGTGAACAACATTTTCTCTTAAGCAAAGGCTGCTTGGCCGCAACTTCTTATTGCTTCATCTCTTACAAAGGTGAGGTATTCCCGTGCGGTTATTTAGATGTTCGTTGTGGTGATATTAAAACCCAGAGTTTTAAAGATGTCTGGGAAAATTCGCAAGTCTTTAACGAATTGCGTGATTTTTCTAAATACAAAGGTAAATGTGGACGATGTGAATATATCAATGTCTGTGGTGGTTGCCGAGCACGAGCCTATGCGAAAACAGGTGATTACTTAGACCAGGAGCCTAATTGTATTTATCAACCAAAAAAGGAGCGGATAAATTGATGATTGAATCATTAGTCAAAGAAAATATTAAAACTTTAAAACCATACCAAATACCGGATATTTCCTGCCCAATTAAATTAGATGCAATGGAAAATCCGTATGACTTACCAGACGAAATAAAAGAATTGCTTAAAGAAAAGATTACTGGTTTTAATCGTTATCCCGACCCACTTTCAAATGAATTACGCCAGACTATTGCCGCATATCTTGGCATAAATAAAAAAGAAATTTTGGTTGGTAATGGTTCTGATGAACTAATCTTATACATTCTGCTAACTTTTAACGCAGGTCAAGTTGTTTTTCCCACACCTACCTTTGCAATGTATAAAATATTATCCCAGATTACTAACACCACGCCAATTGGAATACCTTTAACTGACAAATTTGAATTAAATGAGGAAAAGATATTGAAAATAACCAGGGATACTCCTTCCATTATTTTTCTCGCTTATCCAAATAATCCAACAGGAAACTCTTTTTCAAAAGAAAAGGTATTAGAAATTATTGACGAATCGCCAACCTCATTAATAATTATTGATGAAGCCTACTTTGAGTTTTCAAAGGAGACCTTCATTTCACTGATTAACATTTACCCGCAGGTAATAATTGTAAGGACATTTTCTAAGGCATTTGGTTTAGCCGGATTAAGAATTGGATATTTGATTGCTAATTCTCAAATAATCGATGAACTTCTCAAAGTAAAATTGCCCTATAACCTGAATGCTTTTTCTCAAGCAGTGGCGACTTGTGCCATAGAAAATTTTAGATACCTTTTACAACCTCGAATTAACCAGATAATAAGTGAGCGAGAAAGGGTCTATGGATTTCTTAAAGGAATAACTGGCATTATGCCTTACCCCAGTGATGCTAATTTTATTTTATTTAAAACCCTCAATATCCCGCCAGATACCCTTTTTTCAAATTTAGTTGAAGAAGGGATATTAATTCGTAATTTGAATGATGATATCCCTAACTGCCTTCGAGTAACTATTGGTAATGAACAAGAAAACAATGCCTTTTTGGGAAAAATAGATAGTATTTGCAGAAGATATTGAGGCTTCTTTTTGGGAAGTGTTCAGGGTGTAATAAAGGGAAAAGGGGAAAACAGGGAAAAGGGGGTGAAAAAATGACACCAATTGCAATCATTGACTACGGAATGGGTAATTTACGGAGTGTGCAAAAGGCGATTGAGAAGATGGGTGGCAGGGTGATAGTTACCAATTCTCCACTTAAAATTATTACTGCCTCAGCCGTGATTTTACCCGGCGTAGGTGCATTTAAAGATGCAATAACTCAATTAAAAAACTTACAACTTGATACTATCATTCATAGGGTCATAGAATCAGGTAAGCCATTTTTAGGTATTTGTCTGGGAATGCAACTGCTATTTAATAAAAGTTATGAATATGGTGAGTGCGAAGGATTAAATATCCTTTATGGAGATGTCCTTAAATTTCCGGAAACTCTAAAGGTCCCACATATTGGCTGGAATACTATCCAGAAGGCACAGGAGGCAAAAGTATCTTTATTAGATGGCATTCCAGATAATTCTTACTTTTATTTTGTGCATTCTTATTATGTCAACCCTGAAGATGAAGCAATTATTGCGACGACAACTGATTATGGGATAAAATTTACCTCGATGGTTTGTAAAGAGAATGTTTTTGGCACCCAATTTCATCCTGAAAAGAGCCAGACACTCGGATTAAACCTGCTAAAAAACTTTTTAAATCAGGTAACTATTTAGCCCTATGAAGGGGAACAGGGGGGTAATCGGTGCGAGAAATACGATATACCACCCCATAGTGGGAGAAAGAATAATAGTTTTTCCCTTTGTGGACTTTGTGAAAATCCTTTGTGCCCGTAACCGTTCAGGATATAGCCACAGAGTCACAGAGAACACAGAGGGAATATATAATCACGAATGAATCCCGTTAGATGTTTTACTATCTAACGAGAATGAACCCGAATCTCCTTGAACAACAAAAAGATTTGTAGTGCGAGGTTTTAGCCTCGCTTCTGGCAAACCGGAAGGCAAACCTAAAGGGTTGCACTACATTTATCGAATGTCACAGGTTAATTCGTGTCCATTTGTAACTAATTCCCTTATTCTCTGTGAACTCTGTACCTCTGTGGCTGAACGGTTATTTGTGCCCTTTGTGGTTAAATTAGCCTCCGAATTATTACCTTTATCGGATAGAGATGCCAAAGCGGCTTAGAAAGGAATCAAGATGAA
This window harbors:
- a CDS encoding zinc-ribbon domain-containing protein, which translates into the protein MLCPKCGFENPDGAKFCGKCGTSMTIDYRTEPQTQIGKPPFLPDGAPVSSGLKTGIIVGTLFIPLLGIIMGIIYMNDPNPAKKAVGRLWLWVGISVCVLSCICGIIACVIGMSGSYY
- a CDS encoding DUF4384 domain-containing protein is translated as MTQKQIPISFSNEYKAGNQSHPIADLFGTKEMLQIVIKKLSSQSLIFSLAFIVILVIAYKLCGNQGLPIIAAILFVFLVATVAYLFFEQKSKVEHEDPSTISQLLGEKLNAIAKPTGDFSVQVWTTLAAETTVESRDINIIPSAKQAKYRIGDKINVCFRSTKDCYLTLLNIGTSGKLTILFPNGLYRNNLISANQSYEIPGKEYGFEYGVLGPPGIEKLKAIATLEKVELLASQFSSDGSLFRIETPAAAARDITVIKKNVEAIPTDKWTEATCEFRVNQ
- a CDS encoding radical SAM protein; this translates as MNNLRLVAWEVTRRCNLSCIHCRASAINSNRFDEDELSTEEAFVLIDEIAKVSHPILILSGGEPLLRQDIFKIASYAISKEFTVVIGCNGTLINEEVTERIKDVGIKRISVSLDGAAAKTHNKIRQQGAFEKALEGLKWAGRSGLEIQINTTVTKQNYLELNDIINLSIKLGAVACHFFFLVPTGRAKTMEKQELSLTEYEDVLTWLYKKSKVTNIEIRTTCAPHYFRIMRQIEKGEQHFLLSKGCLAATSYCFISYKGEVFPCGYLDVRCGDIKTQSFKDVWENSQVFNELRDFSKYKGKCGRCEYINVCGGCRARAYAKTGDYLDQEPNCIYQPKKERIN
- the hisC gene encoding histidinol-phosphate transaminase, giving the protein MYLSTKKGADKLMIESLVKENIKTLKPYQIPDISCPIKLDAMENPYDLPDEIKELLKEKITGFNRYPDPLSNELRQTIAAYLGINKKEILVGNGSDELILYILLTFNAGQVVFPTPTFAMYKILSQITNTTPIGIPLTDKFELNEEKILKITRDTPSIIFLAYPNNPTGNSFSKEKVLEIIDESPTSLIIIDEAYFEFSKETFISLINIYPQVIIVRTFSKAFGLAGLRIGYLIANSQIIDELLKVKLPYNLNAFSQAVATCAIENFRYLLQPRINQIISERERVYGFLKGITGIMPYPSDANFILFKTLNIPPDTLFSNLVEEGILIRNLNDDIPNCLRVTIGNEQENNAFLGKIDSICRRY
- the hisH gene encoding imidazole glycerol phosphate synthase subunit HisH, which codes for MTPIAIIDYGMGNLRSVQKAIEKMGGRVIVTNSPLKIITASAVILPGVGAFKDAITQLKNLQLDTIIHRVIESGKPFLGICLGMQLLFNKSYEYGECEGLNILYGDVLKFPETLKVPHIGWNTIQKAQEAKVSLLDGIPDNSYFYFVHSYYVNPEDEAIIATTTDYGIKFTSMVCKENVFGTQFHPEKSQTLGLNLLKNFLNQVTI